From the Oryza glaberrima chromosome 5, OglaRS2, whole genome shotgun sequence genome, one window contains:
- the LOC127773990 gene encoding uncharacterized protein LOC127773990 has protein sequence MGNCAAAPSDDGELGSPEREEMTGVEVRIRISKRQLQELLEMASMTAADDEKVIVGIINAGEVVDHHQQRHWQPTLQSIPEAGEP, from the coding sequence ATGGGCAAttgcgctgccgcgccgtcagacgacggcgagcttgggtcgccggagagggaggagatgaCGGGCGTCGAGGTGAGGATCAGGATCAGCAAGAGGCAGCTGCAGGAGTTGCTGGAGATGGCGTCCatgaccgccgccgacgacgagaagGTGATTGTGGGTATCATCAACGCCGGCGAGGTGGTTGATCACCACCAACAACGGCACTGGCAGCCCACGCTGCAAAGCATCCCGGAGGCCGGCGAGCCATGA